A portion of the Bacteroides faecium genome contains these proteins:
- the nadC gene encoding carboxylating nicotinate-nucleotide diphosphorylase yields the protein MNKEKELIDKLIDLAFAEDIGDGDHTTLSCIPATAMGKSKLLIKEAGVLAGIEVAKEIFNRFDPTMKVEVFINDGMEVKPGDVAMVVEGKVQSLLQTERLMLNVMQRMSGIATMTRKYAKKLEGTNTRVLDTRKTTPGMRILEKMAVKIGGGVNHRIGLFDMILLKDNHVDFAGGIDKAITRAKDYCKEKGKDLKIEIEVRSFDELQQVLDLGGVDRIMFDNFTPEMTKKAVEMVGGKYETESSGGITFDTLRDYAECGVDFISVGALTHSVKGLDMSFKAC from the coding sequence ATGAATAAGGAAAAAGAACTGATCGACAAACTGATCGATCTTGCTTTTGCAGAAGATATAGGTGATGGCGACCATACCACCCTTTCATGTATCCCGGCTACGGCAATGGGAAAATCAAAATTGCTTATCAAAGAAGCCGGCGTGCTGGCAGGTATCGAAGTGGCTAAGGAAATCTTCAACCGTTTCGACCCGACTATGAAAGTCGAAGTATTTATTAACGACGGAATGGAAGTGAAGCCAGGCGATGTAGCGATGGTAGTGGAAGGAAAAGTACAGTCATTGCTCCAAACCGAGCGCCTGATGCTGAACGTGATGCAACGTATGAGCGGCATCGCGACAATGACCCGCAAATACGCAAAGAAGCTGGAAGGTACAAATACCCGCGTACTGGATACTCGCAAGACTACTCCGGGTATGCGCATCCTCGAAAAGATGGCTGTGAAAATCGGTGGCGGCGTAAACCATCGTATCGGTCTGTTCGATATGATTCTCTTGAAAGACAATCACGTTGACTTTGCCGGAGGTATTGATAAAGCTATCACCCGTGCTAAAGATTATTGCAAAGAAAAAGGTAAAGACCTGAAGATAGAAATAGAAGTCCGCAGCTTCGACGAACTGCAACAAGTTCTCGACCTCGGTGGAGTAGACCGTATCATGTTTGATAACTTCACTCCCGAAATGACGAAAAAAGCAGTAGAGATGGTGGGCGGTAAATACGAAACCGAATCTTCGGGTGGTATCACCTTTGATACTCTTCGTGACTATGCCGAATGTGGTGTAGACTTTATCTCCGTAGGTGCTCTGACTCATTCAGTGAAAGGACTGGATATGAGTTTCAAGGCATGTTAA
- a CDS encoding DUF4783 domain-containing protein, which produces MKKRVLVGMAALLLSLSLLMAQEIPAGVITAFKRGSSQELSKYMGDKVNLVLQGRSTNVDKQKATAMMQDFFTENKVSGFNVNHQGKRDESSFVIGTLATTQGSFRVNCFLKKVQDKCLIHQIRIDKINE; this is translated from the coding sequence ATGAAAAAACGAGTGCTCGTAGGAATGGCCGCTTTGCTTCTTTCCCTCTCGTTGCTAATGGCACAAGAGATACCGGCAGGGGTGATTACGGCATTTAAAAGAGGAAGTTCGCAAGAACTGAGTAAGTATATGGGGGACAAGGTAAACCTGGTGCTCCAAGGTCGCTCGACAAACGTTGACAAGCAGAAAGCAACGGCTATGATGCAGGATTTCTTTACGGAGAATAAAGTCAGCGGATTTAACGTGAACCATCAGGGAAAACGGGACGAGTCAAGTTTCGTTATCGGTACGTTGGCTACTACGCAGGGAAGTTTCCGTGTGAATTGCTTCTTGAAGAAAGTACAGGATAAATGTTTAATACACCAAATAAGAATTGACAAAATCAATGAATAA